The Methylorubrum populi genome contains a region encoding:
- the hslU gene encoding ATP-dependent protease ATPase subunit HslU yields MTTFSPREIVSELDRFIVGQKDAKRAVAIALRNRWRRQQLKGPLRDEVAPKNILMIGPTGCGKTEIARRLARLAGAPFLKVEATKFTEVGYVGRDVEQIVRDLVEVGIGLTREEKRKAVKAKAEAAAEARILDALVGPTASQATRESFRRKLRAGELDDKDVEIELAPSGPQGMPMFEIPGMPGASMGAINLSDMLGKALGGQRGKPRRITVADAYAPLIAEESDKLVDDDALTREAIREVEDNGIVFLDEIDKICAREGRSGADVSREGVQRDLLPLIEGTTVATKHGPVKTDHILFIASGAFHVSKPSDLLPELQGRLPIRVELQPLTIEDFKQILTATEASLIKQTVALMETEGVTLDFSEDAIDALARVAVEVNGSVENIGARRLQTVLERVIDEISFTATDRSGETVPIDAGYVRERVADLAADTDLSRFIL; encoded by the coding sequence ATGACCACCTTCTCTCCCCGCGAGATCGTCTCCGAGCTCGACCGTTTCATCGTCGGCCAGAAGGACGCCAAGCGCGCGGTCGCCATCGCGCTGCGCAACCGCTGGCGCCGCCAGCAACTGAAAGGGCCGCTGCGGGACGAGGTGGCGCCCAAGAACATCCTGATGATCGGCCCGACCGGCTGCGGCAAGACCGAGATCGCCCGCCGTCTCGCGCGCCTCGCCGGCGCGCCCTTCCTCAAGGTCGAGGCGACGAAGTTCACGGAGGTCGGCTATGTCGGCCGCGACGTGGAGCAGATCGTGCGCGACCTCGTCGAGGTCGGCATCGGCCTGACGCGGGAGGAGAAGCGCAAGGCGGTCAAGGCCAAGGCGGAAGCCGCGGCCGAGGCGCGCATCCTCGACGCGCTGGTCGGCCCGACCGCGAGCCAGGCGACGCGCGAGAGTTTTCGCAGGAAGCTGCGGGCCGGCGAACTCGACGACAAGGACGTCGAGATCGAACTCGCCCCATCCGGCCCGCAGGGCATGCCGATGTTCGAGATTCCCGGCATGCCGGGCGCCTCGATGGGCGCGATCAACCTCTCCGACATGCTCGGCAAGGCGCTCGGCGGCCAGCGCGGCAAGCCGCGCCGGATCACCGTGGCCGACGCCTACGCGCCGCTGATCGCCGAGGAGAGCGACAAGCTCGTGGACGACGACGCGCTCACCCGCGAGGCGATCCGCGAGGTCGAGGACAACGGCATCGTCTTCCTCGACGAGATCGACAAGATCTGCGCCCGCGAGGGCCGCTCCGGCGCCGACGTGTCGCGCGAGGGCGTGCAGCGCGACCTGCTGCCCCTGATCGAGGGCACCACGGTCGCGACCAAGCACGGGCCGGTGAAGACCGACCACATCCTGTTCATCGCATCCGGCGCCTTCCACGTCTCGAAGCCCTCCGATCTGCTGCCCGAATTGCAGGGCCGCCTGCCGATCCGCGTCGAGTTGCAGCCGCTGACGATCGAGGATTTCAAGCAGATCCTCACGGCGACGGAAGCGAGCCTGATCAAGCAGACGGTGGCGCTGATGGAGACGGAAGGGGTCACCCTCGACTTCAGCGAGGACGCCATCGACGCGCTCGCCCGCGTCGCCGTGGAGGTGAACGGTTCGGTGGAGAATATCGGCGCCCGCCGCCTCCAGACCGTGCTGGAGCGGGTGATCGACGAGATCTCGTTCACCGCCACCGACCGCTCCGGCGAGACGGTGCCGATCGACGCGGGCTACGTGCGCGAGCGGGTGGCGGACCTCGCCGCCGACACGGATCTCAGCCGCTTCATCCTCTGA
- a CDS encoding DUF1778 domain-containing protein → MAENSLRSARLETRIAPETLTLAKRAAEIEGRSLSDFVASAVKSAARRTIEEAHVLQLTFEGQQRFADALIKPAEPGDGLLRAVRRHRDLIGEP, encoded by the coding sequence GTGGCCGAAAATTCCCTGCGGAGTGCGCGACTCGAAACCCGCATCGCGCCCGAGACCCTGACCCTCGCCAAGCGCGCTGCGGAGATCGAGGGCCGTTCGCTGAGCGACTTCGTGGCTTCCGCCGTCAAGAGCGCAGCGCGGCGTACCATTGAGGAGGCGCACGTCCTGCAACTGACATTCGAGGGACAGCAGCGTTTCGCCGATGCCCTGATCAAGCCGGCAGAGCCGGGCGACGGATTGCTGCGGGCGGTCAGGCGGCATCGCGATCTGATCGGCGAGCCGTGA
- the rpsP gene encoding 30S ribosomal protein S16 produces the protein MSLKIRLTRGGAKKRPYYRIVVADARAPRDGRFIDKVGAYDPMKAKDDPARIVLDNEKIQSWLAKGAQPTDRVLRFLDAAGLAKRPARNNPQKAEPGEKAKERAAKRAEKAAAPAEEAAA, from the coding sequence ATGTCCCTCAAGATCCGTCTCACCCGCGGCGGCGCGAAGAAGCGCCCCTACTACCGCATCGTCGTCGCCGACGCCCGCGCCCCGCGCGACGGCCGCTTCATCGACAAGGTCGGCGCCTACGACCCGATGAAGGCCAAGGACGATCCGGCCCGCATCGTGCTCGACAACGAGAAGATCCAGTCCTGGCTCGCCAAGGGCGCGCAGCCGACCGACCGTGTCCTGCGCTTCCTCGATGCCGCCGGCCTCGCCAAGCGTCCGGCCCGCAACAACCCGCAGAAGGCCGAGCCCGGCGAGAAGGCCAAGGAGCGCGCCGCCAAGCGCGCCGAGAAGGCTGCCGCCCCGGCCGAGGAGGCCGCGGCGTAA
- a CDS encoding glutathione S-transferase, which produces MAPANDPALRIEDAVNDLCPWSGRPIAAEALTLYNGATVGFCDPAARDKFARAVAAFEDALRARRVANAGLHQ; this is translated from the coding sequence ATGGCGCCCGCGAACGACCCTGCCCTGCGCATCGAGGATGCGGTCAACGATCTCTGCCCCTGGTCGGGCAGGCCGATCGCGGCCGAGGCGCTGACCCTGTACAACGGCGCGACGGTCGGCTTCTGCGATCCCGCGGCCAGAGACAAGTTCGCCCGCGCGGTGGCGGCCTTCGAGGACGCGCTGCGGGCGCGCCGCGTGGCCAATGCCGGCCTCCATCAGTAA
- a CDS encoding DMT family transporter, translating into MRGRSDASGVALPILALVVGMVSIQSGAALAKGLFPVVGAAGVTTLRVGFSALILLAVWRPWRRSLERGEAGAIALYGAALGLMNLLFYLALRTIPLGIAVAIEFTGPLAVALSGSRRGLDLAWIGLAVLGLGLLLPLGDTVALDPTGAALALGAGLCWAGYIVFGQRAGRAGGGRAVALGMTVAAAVVAPVGIADAGTGLLTPNTLATGLVIAVLSSALPYSLEMFALTRLPRPAFGVLMSLEPAVAALAALALLGERLTPVQWGAIGCIVAASAGITAAGRQPGNRPQQEDSAA; encoded by the coding sequence GTGCGCGGACGGTCCGATGCCTCCGGCGTGGCCTTGCCCATCCTCGCCCTGGTGGTGGGGATGGTCTCGATCCAGAGCGGGGCGGCGCTGGCCAAGGGCCTGTTTCCGGTCGTCGGCGCGGCCGGCGTCACGACCTTGCGCGTCGGCTTCTCGGCGCTGATCCTGCTCGCGGTCTGGCGCCCGTGGCGGCGCAGCCTGGAGCGCGGCGAGGCCGGAGCGATCGCGCTCTACGGCGCCGCGCTCGGGCTGATGAACCTGCTGTTCTATCTGGCGCTGCGCACCATTCCGCTCGGGATCGCGGTGGCCATCGAGTTCACCGGACCGCTGGCCGTGGCGCTGTCGGGCTCGCGTCGGGGGCTCGATCTCGCCTGGATCGGCCTCGCCGTGCTCGGACTCGGCCTGCTGCTGCCGCTCGGCGACACCGTCGCCCTCGACCCGACGGGCGCGGCGCTCGCCCTCGGCGCCGGCCTGTGCTGGGCGGGCTACATCGTGTTCGGCCAGCGTGCCGGCCGTGCCGGTGGCGGGCGCGCGGTCGCCCTCGGCATGACGGTCGCCGCCGCCGTCGTGGCGCCGGTCGGGATCGCGGATGCAGGAACGGGCCTGCTCACCCCCAACACCCTCGCCACGGGCCTCGTCATCGCCGTGCTGTCGAGCGCCCTGCCCTATTCGCTGGAAATGTTCGCCCTCACCCGGCTCCCCCGTCCGGCCTTCGGCGTGCTGATGAGCCTGGAACCGGCCGTCGCCGCGCTCGCCGCCCTGGCCCTGCTCGGCGAGCGGCTGACGCCGGTCCAGTGGGGCGCCATCGGCTGCATCGTGGCGGCGTCGGCGGGGATCACGGCGGCGGGCCGGCAGCCCGGCAACAGGCCTCAGCAAGAGGATTCGGCCGCATAA
- a CDS encoding MBL fold metallo-hydrolase, with product MKKRRLLTVASAATVMTLGGVGYAAHRRGRNPYYRGPESDHFDGLRFHAPNQPPDKDLSDVARWRMTAKREAWPASFPSPFAPDKPPERVEGLRVVLIGHASYLFQVAGRNILVDPVFAKRASPFRFAGPKRVNPPGIAYADLPPIDAVLITHNHYDHLDGPALARLWQDHQPLIVAPLGNDAILRGYDETMHVESRDWGESVDLGAGITAHLTPANHWSARGLNDRRMALWCAFLLTTPRGVHYHVGDTGLGDGAVFREIRARFGPPRLATLPIGAYEPRWFMQPQHMNPADAVEALARLGADQALGHHWGTFKLTDEGIERPAEALAEALAAAEVPPERFLALRPGQVWEG from the coding sequence ATGAAGAAGCGTCGCCTGCTCACGGTCGCCAGCGCGGCCACGGTGATGACCCTGGGCGGCGTCGGCTATGCCGCGCATCGCCGGGGCAGGAACCCCTATTACCGCGGGCCCGAGAGCGACCATTTCGACGGCCTGCGCTTCCACGCCCCCAACCAGCCGCCGGACAAGGATCTTTCCGACGTTGCCCGCTGGCGGATGACCGCCAAGCGCGAAGCGTGGCCGGCCAGCTTTCCGAGCCCGTTCGCGCCGGACAAGCCGCCGGAGCGGGTCGAGGGCCTGCGCGTCGTCCTGATCGGCCATGCGAGCTACCTGTTCCAGGTGGCCGGCCGCAACATCCTGGTCGATCCGGTCTTCGCCAAGCGCGCGAGCCCGTTCCGCTTCGCCGGTCCGAAGCGGGTCAACCCGCCGGGCATCGCCTACGCCGACCTTCCGCCGATCGACGCGGTGCTGATCACCCACAACCACTACGACCATCTCGACGGGCCGGCGCTCGCCCGGCTGTGGCAGGACCACCAGCCGCTGATCGTGGCGCCGCTCGGCAACGACGCGATCCTGCGCGGCTACGACGAGACGATGCATGTCGAGAGCCGGGACTGGGGCGAGTCGGTCGATCTCGGCGCCGGCATCACCGCGCATCTGACGCCGGCCAATCACTGGTCCGCCCGTGGCCTCAACGACCGGCGCATGGCGCTCTGGTGCGCCTTCCTGCTCACCACGCCGCGCGGCGTGCACTACCATGTCGGCGACACGGGCCTCGGCGACGGCGCGGTCTTCCGCGAGATCCGCGCCCGGTTCGGCCCGCCGCGGCTGGCCACCCTGCCGATCGGCGCCTACGAGCCGCGCTGGTTCATGCAGCCGCAGCACATGAACCCGGCCGATGCGGTGGAGGCCTTGGCACGGCTCGGTGCGGATCAGGCGCTCGGCCACCACTGGGGCACCTTCAAGCTCACCGACGAGGGCATCGAGCGCCCCGCCGAGGCGCTGGCCGAGGCGCTCGCCGCGGCCGAAGTGCCGCCGGAGCGGTTCCTGGCATTGCGGCCGGGGCAGGTTTGGGAGGGGTAG
- the ffh gene encoding signal recognition particle protein: MFEGLSDRLSGILSGLTRRGALTEADVTAAMREVRRALLEADVALEVVRSFTDKVREKAVGAVVLKSVTPGQMVVKIVNDELIAMLGTEASVVDLNAPAPVAILMVGLQGSGKTTTTAKIARRLASREKRRVLLASLDTRRPAAMEQLAVLAKQVEVESLPIVAGQSAVQIARRAMEAARLGGFDVVMLDTAGRTTLDEGLMTEAAEVKAATDPHEVLLVADALTGQDAVNTARAFDQRLGVTGIVLTRMDGDSRGGAALSMRAVTGKPIKLVGVGEKVEALEEFHPQRVANRILGMGDIVSLVEKAAETIDHEQALRTAEKMRKGRFDLEDLSMQLAQMEKMGGIGGLMGMLPGMRQIKKQVEGANLDEKMFRRQRAIISSMTPGERKNPDLLKNSRKKRIAAGAGVKVEEINKLLKMHRTMADMMKAMGSGKRGGIGQALGSMFGLGGGMPGGLPGGMTLPPGMPEPTPEQIAQIEKQFGGKLPPMPAGLSGGKMPSLPGLGGPKLPGLGGFLPGKKK, translated from the coding sequence ATGTTCGAAGGCCTTTCCGACCGCCTTTCCGGCATCCTCTCCGGGCTGACGCGCCGCGGCGCGCTCACGGAAGCCGACGTCACCGCCGCCATGCGCGAGGTGCGCCGCGCCCTGCTGGAGGCGGACGTCGCGCTCGAAGTGGTGCGCTCGTTCACCGACAAGGTGCGCGAGAAGGCGGTGGGCGCCGTCGTGCTCAAGTCGGTGACGCCCGGCCAGATGGTCGTGAAGATCGTCAACGACGAGCTGATCGCGATGCTCGGCACCGAGGCGAGCGTCGTCGACCTGAACGCCCCCGCCCCCGTCGCCATCCTGATGGTCGGCCTCCAGGGCTCGGGCAAGACCACCACCACCGCCAAGATCGCCCGGCGCCTGGCGAGCCGCGAGAAGCGCCGGGTGCTGCTGGCCTCCCTCGACACGCGCCGCCCCGCGGCGATGGAGCAGCTCGCGGTTCTGGCGAAGCAAGTCGAGGTCGAGAGCCTGCCGATCGTCGCCGGCCAGTCGGCGGTGCAGATCGCCCGGCGCGCGATGGAGGCCGCCCGGCTCGGCGGCTTCGACGTGGTGATGCTGGACACCGCCGGCCGCACCACGCTCGACGAGGGCCTGATGACCGAGGCCGCCGAGGTGAAGGCGGCGACCGACCCGCACGAAGTGCTGCTGGTGGCCGACGCGCTCACCGGCCAGGACGCGGTCAACACCGCGCGCGCCTTCGACCAGCGGCTCGGCGTCACCGGCATCGTGCTGACCCGCATGGACGGCGATTCCCGCGGCGGCGCGGCGCTGTCGATGCGGGCCGTCACCGGCAAGCCGATCAAGCTCGTCGGCGTCGGCGAGAAGGTCGAGGCCCTCGAAGAGTTCCACCCGCAGCGGGTGGCCAACCGCATCCTCGGCATGGGCGACATCGTCTCGCTCGTGGAGAAGGCGGCCGAGACCATCGACCACGAGCAGGCCCTGCGCACCGCCGAGAAGATGCGGAAGGGCAGGTTCGACCTCGAAGACTTGTCCATGCAGCTCGCCCAGATGGAGAAGATGGGCGGCATCGGCGGCCTGATGGGGATGCTGCCCGGCATGAGGCAGATCAAGAAGCAGGTCGAGGGGGCCAACCTCGACGAGAAGATGTTCAGGCGCCAGCGCGCCATCATCTCCTCGATGACGCCGGGGGAGCGCAAGAACCCCGACCTCCTCAAGAACAGCCGCAAGAAGCGCATCGCGGCCGGGGCCGGCGTGAAGGTCGAGGAGATCAACAAGCTCCTCAAGATGCACCGGACCATGGCCGACATGATGAAGGCGATGGGCTCGGGGAAACGCGGCGGGATCGGCCAGGCGCTCGGCAGCATGTTCGGCCTCGGCGGCGGCATGCCCGGCGGGTTGCCGGGCGGCATGACGCTGCCGCCGGGCATGCCCGAGCCGACGCCGGAGCAGATCGCGCAGATCGAGAAGCAGTTCGGCGGCAAGCTGCCGCCGATGCCGGCGGGCTTGAGCGGCGGGAAGATGCCGAGCCTTCCGGGGCTGGGCGGGCCGAAGCTGCCGGGCCTCGGCGGCTTCCTGCCGGGCAAGAAGAAATGA
- a CDS encoding chorismate mutase: protein MTILSAQGVDPELAGLRESIDNFDAALIHLLAERFRCTQRVGELKARKGLPPSDPDREARQVKRLRNLAVEAKLDPDFAEKFLAFVVREVIRHHRTIAENVDRSADLKQDTERND, encoded by the coding sequence ATGACGATCCTGTCCGCACAAGGGGTCGATCCCGAGCTGGCGGGCCTGCGCGAGAGCATCGACAACTTCGATGCCGCGCTCATCCATCTGCTCGCCGAACGCTTCCGCTGCACCCAGCGGGTCGGCGAGTTGAAGGCCCGCAAGGGCCTGCCTCCCTCCGATCCGGACCGGGAGGCGCGTCAGGTCAAGCGCCTGAGGAATCTCGCGGTCGAGGCCAAGCTCGACCCCGATTTCGCCGAGAAGTTCCTCGCCTTCGTGGTGAGGGAGGTCATTCGGCACCACCGTACGATCGCCGAGAACGTCGATCGCAGCGCCGATCTCAAGCAAGACACCGAAAGGAACGACTGA
- a CDS encoding GNAT family N-acetyltransferase yields the protein MEPLGTGHDRQTFASGVEALDRYIRDLASQDMRRMVSKCHVACLAGSMEIAGYYTLAAAEIPVNALPETTARKLPRYPTVPVVRMGRLAVDRRHRGVGLGAALIVNAVSQVLRAEIAAFALVVDAKDEGAAVFYEGRGFSRIADRVLVLPLATARKALPSG from the coding sequence GTGGAACCGCTTGGAACCGGGCACGACCGCCAGACCTTCGCAAGCGGCGTCGAAGCGCTCGACCGCTACATCCGCGATCTGGCGAGCCAGGACATGCGGCGGATGGTCAGCAAGTGCCACGTCGCCTGTCTGGCCGGTTCGATGGAGATTGCCGGCTACTATACCCTTGCGGCGGCCGAAATCCCGGTGAACGCTCTTCCCGAGACGACGGCCCGCAAGCTGCCGCGCTATCCGACGGTCCCCGTGGTGCGGATGGGTCGACTCGCCGTGGATCGCCGTCATCGCGGTGTCGGTCTCGGGGCGGCGCTGATCGTCAACGCCGTGTCCCAGGTGCTGCGCGCCGAGATCGCCGCCTTCGCCCTCGTGGTCGATGCCAAGGATGAGGGGGCCGCCGTCTTCTACGAGGGCCGCGGCTTCAGCAGGATCGCGGATCGCGTTCTGGTGCTGCCCCTGGCAACGGCACGCAAGGCGCTTCCGTCCGGCTGA
- the rimM gene encoding ribosome maturation factor RimM (Essential for efficient processing of 16S rRNA), translated as MARRPGSSSRGPARPDRLVPQAVTSARKPQAPKSPIPASPDPSLVLLGEFGRPHGLHGEVRLKSYTGEPLAIAGYGPLRASDGRTLEFEDVRPAPGGAPDLLIVRVKGVDDRTGSEALNRVTLAIPRERLGEAEDEDEFFLTDLIGLTVEDARGTVIGSVVAVPNYGGGDLLEIRPAAGGPTALLPFTRAFVPTLDIAGGKVVADPPQDLFAPPGPKPADDPG; from the coding sequence ATGGCCCGCCGCCCCGGTTCCTCGTCGCGCGGACCCGCGCGGCCCGATCGTCTCGTACCGCAGGCGGTCACCTCGGCCCGCAAGCCGCAGGCGCCGAAATCCCCGATACCCGCCTCCCCCGACCCGAGCCTCGTCCTGCTCGGCGAATTCGGCCGCCCGCACGGGCTGCACGGCGAGGTTCGGCTGAAATCCTATACCGGCGAGCCCCTGGCGATCGCAGGCTACGGTCCCTTGCGCGCCTCCGACGGCCGCACCCTGGAATTCGAGGATGTCCGTCCCGCCCCCGGCGGCGCGCCCGACCTCCTGATCGTGCGGGTGAAGGGTGTGGACGACCGCACCGGCTCCGAGGCGCTCAACCGCGTCACCCTGGCGATCCCCCGCGAGCGCCTCGGCGAGGCGGAGGACGAGGACGAGTTCTTCCTCACGGACCTGATCGGCCTGACCGTCGAGGACGCGCGCGGCACGGTGATCGGCAGCGTCGTCGCGGTGCCGAACTACGGCGGCGGCGACCTGCTCGAAATCCGCCCGGCGGCCGGCGGCCCGACCGCGCTCCTGCCCTTCACCAGGGCCTTCGTGCCGACCCTCGACATCGCCGGCGGAAAGGTGGTCGCCGACCCGCCGCAGGATCTGTTCGCCCCGCCGGGGCCGAAGCCCGCCGACGATCCGGGCTAG
- a CDS encoding aromatic ring-hydroxylating dioxygenase subunit alpha, producing MSSAAAPRAPSADDALDPRAMREPLPDAWYCVGPAAAIAGGKMRAVALNGEQVVLGRARDGALFALRDRCPHRGMALSRGRFDGDTLTCPFHGWRFGTDGGCRDVPTLSEHDASDFSRITIQRFPVVESAGFLWVNPHLGPPGPEAVPAVPALDFEPAGSLVLELEVEASFDLTTLSLVDPGHVAFVHDTWWFRPSKELREKVKTFQPVPHGFVMTSHATTKSSPVYRLLGGAPEVEIEFRLPGVRLERIRAGAKRVANYTFATPLAADRTMLTNALYWSMPALNLLKPIARPLMRQFLTQDQQVLQHAQTGLDRKPTMVLLGQGDLPSQWYFRLKREALEAARAGRPFANPLTRQELRWRS from the coding sequence ATGTCCTCTGCCGCCGCCCCGCGCGCTCCCAGCGCCGACGACGCCCTCGACCCGCGCGCCATGCGCGAGCCGCTGCCCGACGCGTGGTACTGCGTCGGCCCGGCCGCCGCGATCGCGGGAGGGAAGATGCGGGCGGTCGCGCTGAACGGCGAGCAGGTGGTGCTCGGCCGGGCCAGGGACGGCGCCCTGTTCGCCCTGCGCGACCGCTGCCCCCATCGCGGCATGGCGCTCTCCAGGGGCCGGTTCGACGGCGACACGCTGACGTGTCCGTTCCACGGCTGGCGCTTCGGCACGGACGGGGGCTGCCGCGACGTGCCGACGCTCTCCGAGCACGACGCCTCGGACTTCTCGCGCATCACGATCCAGCGCTTCCCCGTCGTCGAGAGCGCCGGGTTCCTCTGGGTCAATCCGCATCTCGGCCCCCCCGGCCCCGAGGCGGTGCCGGCGGTGCCCGCCCTCGACTTCGAGCCGGCGGGGAGCCTCGTGCTCGAACTGGAGGTCGAGGCCTCGTTCGACCTCACCACGCTGAGCCTCGTCGATCCCGGCCACGTCGCCTTCGTCCACGACACGTGGTGGTTCCGGCCCTCCAAGGAACTGCGGGAGAAGGTGAAGACCTTCCAGCCGGTGCCGCATGGCTTCGTCATGACGAGCCACGCGACCACGAAGAGCTCGCCGGTCTACCGTCTGCTCGGTGGGGCGCCGGAGGTCGAGATCGAGTTTCGCCTGCCGGGCGTACGGCTGGAGCGGATCAGGGCCGGCGCGAAGCGGGTGGCGAACTACACCTTCGCCACGCCTCTTGCGGCCGACCGCACGATGCTGACCAACGCGCTCTACTGGAGCATGCCGGCGCTCAACCTGCTGAAGCCGATCGCCCGGCCGCTGATGCGCCAGTTCCTGACCCAGGACCAGCAGGTGCTCCAGCACGCCCAGACCGGTCTCGACCGCAAGCCGACCATGGTGCTGCTCGGCCAGGGCGACCTGCCTTCGCAATGGTATTTCCGCCTCAAGCGTGAGGCGCTGGAGGCCGCGCGCGCGGGCCGGCCCTTCGCCAACCCGCTCACCCGCCAGGAATTGCGCTGGCGCTCCTGA